In one Sulfitobacter sp. LCG007 genomic region, the following are encoded:
- a CDS encoding DUF4435 domain-containing protein, translated as MDDFANYLTLEAESSNAIFHEFMTSYNDDSEVHVFLEGGEDFVFYLPEIRRVFSGRKIIPYNCAGKWNVVEAKEVLEENYSVNAFFFVDRDLDDFLERQPDKDETLYITDAYSIESTVSSQYAIEIVCSDYLALSPKETDAFSNSVRSIQSNLSPRIVALMAWIIASKHQGRSPNLNNTNGLKGILSVSAEGRLEVSALGFSMFKKRVDSGKGAPNLAEVVRWYRIVHSSPVEVIVRGKYLSTIFCKSICLAVEHWNASPCARKIVAPELLKSGKNMELLAGRVPYPASLTDFLQGASSTLRS; from the coding sequence ATGGATGACTTTGCGAACTACCTCACGCTTGAAGCTGAAAGTTCAAATGCTATTTTTCACGAATTCATGACGTCATATAATGATGATAGTGAAGTTCACGTGTTTCTTGAGGGAGGGGAGGATTTCGTATTCTACCTCCCTGAGATCAGAAGAGTTTTTTCGGGGCGAAAGATAATCCCATACAATTGCGCTGGAAAGTGGAACGTAGTTGAGGCGAAGGAGGTCTTGGAGGAGAATTACAGCGTCAATGCATTTTTCTTTGTAGATCGCGACCTCGATGACTTTCTCGAAAGACAGCCAGACAAAGATGAAACCCTATACATCACCGACGCATATTCAATAGAGAGTACCGTTTCTAGTCAATATGCTATTGAAATTGTTTGCAGTGACTACCTTGCGCTATCTCCCAAGGAAACTGATGCTTTCTCGAATTCAGTGCGCTCAATTCAATCAAATCTGAGCCCCCGGATAGTCGCTCTGATGGCATGGATTATCGCATCGAAGCACCAAGGGAGGTCTCCAAACTTGAATAATACAAACGGTTTGAAAGGTATTCTTTCCGTTAGCGCTGAAGGTCGCTTAGAGGTTTCCGCACTTGGATTTTCCATGTTCAAGAAAAGGGTCGACTCCGGCAAAGGAGCTCCGAATCTTGCGGAGGTAGTGAGGTGGTATCGGATAGTTCACTCCAGCCCGGTCGAAGTCATTGTGAGGGGGAAATATCTTTCGACTATTTTCTGCAAGTCTATTTGTTTGGCAGTGGAGCACTGGAACGCCTCACCGTGCGCTCGTAAAATCGTAGCACCCGAGCTCCTTAAGTCTGGAAAGAACATGGAGTTGCTCGCCGGACGTGTTCCATATCCGGCGTCGCTGACGGACTTCCTGCAGGGCGCATCGTCCACACTGCGCTCTTAG
- a CDS encoding TetR/AcrR family transcriptional regulator, with protein MTTEPKRKTSTRRGRPRRENEGDVTARILEAATHLFLRDGVAATSCEAVVARAHVGKASLYARYAGKDALFKAVVRHAIDSEALNVHPPAPLGDTPQERLAVVGKAVLMQAVSPVPLALMRLFLTEARRFPDLIREVDAMARSRVVDIVARAVSPDLTDTGPSDRAVAVAERFLDLTFSPIMLAVLTGRDEAMTASAIGGRIAFALNTLERTGLLKELHHDAVKQQ; from the coding sequence ATGACTACAGAGCCAAAGCGTAAGACCAGCACACGTCGCGGACGTCCTCGACGCGAGAATGAAGGTGATGTCACAGCGCGGATACTCGAGGCTGCGACCCACTTATTTTTGAGGGACGGTGTGGCTGCAACAAGCTGCGAAGCAGTGGTCGCACGGGCGCATGTCGGAAAAGCCAGCCTTTATGCGCGCTACGCGGGAAAGGATGCCCTGTTCAAGGCGGTCGTCCGGCACGCTATCGACAGCGAGGCGCTCAACGTCCATCCTCCCGCCCCGCTTGGCGACACGCCGCAGGAACGACTTGCCGTCGTGGGCAAAGCCGTGCTGATGCAAGCCGTCTCTCCGGTCCCACTCGCCTTGATGCGGCTCTTCCTCACCGAAGCGCGCCGCTTTCCCGACCTTATCCGAGAAGTGGACGCAATGGCGCGGTCACGCGTGGTCGACATCGTCGCGCGTGCCGTGTCGCCGGACCTGACGGATACGGGACCGTCGGACCGCGCCGTGGCCGTCGCAGAACGCTTCCTCGACCTCACATTCTCGCCCATCATGCTGGCTGTCTTGACAGGGCGCGACGAAGCTATGACCGCATCGGCCATCGGCGGACGTATCGCATTTGCTTTGAACACACTTGAACGGACCGGGCTGTTGAAAGAGTTGCACCACGATGCAGTGAAGCAGCAGTGA
- a CDS encoding DUF3775 domain-containing protein has product MDPEHQVELVALMWVGRGDFGQENWGEALALATERADTPTSRYLLSHPMAADDIASGLDELGHDHILQDVAY; this is encoded by the coding sequence ATGGACCCCGAACACCAGGTCGAGCTCGTGGCCCTGATGTGGGTGGGACGCGGCGATTTCGGGCAAGAGAACTGGGGCGAGGCACTTGCTCTGGCGACCGAGCGGGCGGATACGCCGACGTCCCGCTATCTTCTGTCACATCCGATGGCCGCCGACGACATCGCCAGCGGCCTCGACGAATTGGGACACGACCATATCCTGCAGGACGTTGCCTATTGA
- a CDS encoding recombinase family protein, producing the protein MNRFSCAIRKLSAPPSSAQSSTAWKVWFAHRASQLPLPDGADGDGASRSPELNEAIAGHTRALATVIACAQAETEQRLMRRIDVLKMALLHEQSERESLAKLVYALEAELAARDELLASGQETREGLRGRALAGKSAGGLTYGYRAVRAFDAEGERIRGDREIHPEEAAVVVRIFKAYAAGRSPKKIAEQLNAEGVPGPRGGTWGASTIHGNRLRGTGILNNELYVGKQVWNRLSYAKDPLTGKRVSRMNPEDEWEVTEIPELRIVGDKLWQAVRSRQGALVSSGTSVPVWDRRRPKFLFSGLMMCGCCGGGFANKRSLNSARTSALRRKRTLQS; encoded by the coding sequence ATGAACCGATTCTCCTGCGCCATACGGAAGTTGTCTGCGCCGCCTTCGTCTGCACAGTCGAGCACAGCCTGGAAGGTATGGTTCGCCCACCGCGCCTCTCAGCTGCCGCTTCCGGACGGGGCTGACGGCGACGGCGCATCCCGCTCTCCCGAACTCAATGAGGCCATCGCCGGCCACACTCGCGCCCTCGCCACCGTAATCGCCTGCGCGCAGGCGGAGACGGAACAGCGCCTGATGCGTCGGATCGACGTGCTGAAAATGGCGCTGCTGCACGAGCAGTCCGAGCGCGAAAGCTTGGCCAAGTTGGTCTACGCGCTCGAAGCCGAACTTGCCGCACGGGATGAGCTTCTAGCGTCTGGGCAGGAGACGCGCGAAGGCCTGCGCGGACGGGCGCTCGCCGGCAAATCCGCGGGCGGCTTGACCTACGGCTACCGGGCCGTCCGTGCCTTCGATGCGGAGGGCGAGCGGATCCGCGGCGACCGGGAGATCCATCCCGAGGAAGCGGCGGTGGTGGTGCGCATCTTCAAGGCCTATGCTGCGGGACGGTCTCCGAAGAAGATCGCCGAGCAGCTCAACGCGGAGGGCGTCCCGGGTCCGCGCGGCGGCACTTGGGGGGCGTCCACCATTCACGGCAACCGCCTGCGCGGCACCGGGATCCTCAACAACGAGCTCTATGTCGGCAAGCAGGTCTGGAACCGGCTGAGCTATGCCAAAGACCCGCTGACGGGCAAGCGCGTCAGCCGCATGAACCCCGAGGACGAGTGGGAGGTGACGGAGATCCCCGAGTTGCGCATCGTCGGCGACAAGCTCTGGCAGGCAGTCCGCAGCCGACAGGGCGCCCTCGTCTCCTCAGGAACGTCCGTCCCGGTCTGGGACCGGCGTCGGCCCAAGTTCCTGTTCTCGGGCTTGATGATGTGCGGCTGCTGTGGCGGCGGCTTCGCCAACAAACGATCGCTGAACTCTGCACGAACGTCCGCGTTGCGCAGGAAGCGAACTTTGCAAAGTTGA
- a CDS encoding AAA family ATPase: protein MKPSRFKIKNLYGNVNVDLSFKDRCSILVGPNGVGKSTVANLFYFLISRQWAKLTDYKFDEISLYFDNEVVSFKRDEITGLSRMEDLLSSISPSSRYFEVIEKLRKEGALEEFLIDFNSSNRAISSWRGRFDSQLSSDEFRHFLFNIRRRMDRDDDDLLSLPRRNVEAQLDRHLQGRTLYLPTYRRIEKDLRDISPEIGKKFGSSSSSEIELTRSSRYYVDLVSFGMNDVRERLSSLARELRDFSLAQFNNLSGIYLKDVIRGDAEDDDVSEIMGLTDGELNTILGRVSEHVLTRSDKLLLQQKIQSIREEGASRLDIRDRYLAHYFSRLIIVNKEISEREADILSFVETCNKYLTPRKEIVYDDTNFSTSVVDERSGAIDISMLSSGEKQVMSVFAHLYFDEAFIQTVIIDEPELSLSVPWQKRFLTDILNSGKCDFLLAVTHSPFVYQNELRPFATDLRRCMSFQ, encoded by the coding sequence ATGAAGCCAAGTCGCTTTAAAATAAAAAACTTATACGGTAACGTTAACGTCGATCTTTCTTTCAAAGATCGATGCTCAATTCTAGTCGGGCCAAATGGGGTTGGGAAGAGCACGGTAGCTAATCTTTTTTACTTCCTGATCTCCCGACAGTGGGCTAAGCTTACTGATTACAAGTTTGACGAAATATCGCTTTATTTCGATAATGAGGTTGTGTCCTTCAAGAGAGATGAAATCACCGGCCTGTCGCGAATGGAAGACCTCTTGAGCTCGATTAGTCCGAGCTCAAGATACTTTGAAGTTATAGAAAAGCTTAGGAAAGAGGGAGCTCTTGAAGAGTTTCTCATCGACTTCAACTCTTCCAATCGAGCCATTTCCAGTTGGAGAGGTCGGTTTGATAGTCAGTTGTCCAGTGATGAGTTTAGGCACTTTCTGTTCAATATTCGACGCAGAATGGATCGAGATGATGACGATTTATTGTCTCTGCCCCGGAGAAATGTTGAGGCCCAGTTAGACCGGCACCTCCAGGGACGCACTCTATACCTGCCGACCTATAGAAGAATTGAGAAGGATTTGCGTGATATCTCGCCGGAGATTGGCAAGAAGTTTGGCTCCTCCTCAAGTAGTGAAATTGAGCTAACAAGATCTTCTCGCTACTATGTTGACTTGGTCAGCTTCGGCATGAACGACGTTCGAGAGCGCCTGAGCAGTCTTGCGAGAGAACTACGTGATTTCTCCCTCGCGCAATTTAATAATCTGTCTGGAATTTATCTGAAGGATGTCATCCGTGGAGATGCGGAAGACGATGACGTTAGCGAGATAATGGGACTTACCGACGGGGAGTTAAACACCATTCTCGGGAGGGTCAGTGAGCATGTTCTGACCCGCTCTGATAAATTGCTTCTGCAACAAAAGATCCAATCTATACGGGAAGAGGGTGCGTCGAGATTGGATATTCGAGATAGGTATCTTGCGCACTATTTCTCTCGACTAATCATTGTTAACAAAGAGATATCGGAAAGGGAGGCGGACATCCTGTCTTTCGTCGAAACATGTAATAAATATCTAACCCCCCGAAAGGAGATTGTATACGACGATACGAATTTTTCAACTTCAGTTGTTGATGAAAGGTCCGGCGCGATTGATATCAGCATGCTGTCTTCAGGTGAGAAGCAGGTAATGTCAGTATTTGCGCATCTTTACTTTGATGAAGCCTTCATTCAGACCGTGATTATCGATGAGCCCGAGCTATCGCTTTCGGTTCCATGGCAGAAGCGCTTCCTTACTGACATCTTAAATAGCGGTAAATGCGATTTCCTTCTGGCGGTTACGCACAGCCCATTTGTTTATCAAAATGAGCTTAGGCCATTCGCTACCGACCTTCGCCGCTGTATGTCGTTTCAATAG
- a CDS encoding epoxide hydrolase family protein, with protein sequence MTHDITPFILDVPQADLDDLATRLERIRWPDPSPFEDGRQGPPLDKMRALVDHWRTSYDWRRCEALLNGSGQNRTRIDGVEIHFLHIRSPHDDAMPLLMTHGWPGSVLEFRHVVDPLINPTAHGGTANDAFHLVIPSMPGFGFSGKPTDSGWNTGRIAGAWAELMMRLGYDQWCAQGGDWGAMVTLILGHMRPPGLAGIHLNFVPFQPTEEEIAQATAAERTMLADAGRYDQEFSSYMKLMGTRPQSVAFALSDSPVGLAAWIYALFQDVSDSDGNPETVFPLDDILDDIMLYWLSNAGPSSARLYWESFQAMQQGGMPQSKVPTPTGISMFAGEQVRLSQRWAEARFDKITHFCEHASGGHFAALEKPDQLVADIRASFRLFR encoded by the coding sequence ATGACGCACGACATCACGCCCTTTATTCTAGACGTGCCACAGGCCGACCTCGACGATCTCGCGACCCGACTGGAGCGCATACGGTGGCCTGATCCATCGCCTTTCGAAGACGGGCGACAGGGACCGCCGCTGGACAAGATGCGGGCGCTGGTCGACCATTGGCGCACCTCCTACGACTGGCGGCGGTGCGAGGCGCTTCTGAATGGCTCGGGGCAAAACCGCACAAGAATCGACGGTGTTGAGATCCACTTTCTACACATCCGGTCCCCGCATGACGATGCGATGCCGCTGTTGATGACCCATGGCTGGCCGGGGTCCGTGCTGGAGTTTCGCCATGTCGTCGACCCGCTGATCAACCCGACGGCACATGGCGGCACGGCGAACGACGCATTCCACCTCGTGATTCCTTCAATGCCCGGTTTCGGGTTCTCGGGAAAGCCGACGGATAGCGGCTGGAATACAGGTCGTATCGCAGGGGCGTGGGCCGAACTGATGATGCGTTTGGGCTATGACCAGTGGTGCGCCCAGGGTGGTGACTGGGGGGCGATGGTCACGCTGATCCTCGGACACATGCGCCCGCCGGGCCTCGCCGGTATTCACCTCAACTTCGTGCCGTTCCAGCCGACCGAGGAGGAGATCGCGCAGGCCACGGCGGCCGAGCGGACCATGCTCGCCGACGCGGGCCGCTATGATCAAGAATTCTCCTCCTACATGAAGCTGATGGGCACGCGGCCGCAGTCGGTGGCCTTTGCGCTCTCGGATTCACCGGTCGGACTGGCGGCCTGGATCTATGCTCTGTTTCAGGACGTGTCCGACAGCGACGGCAATCCTGAGACCGTTTTCCCGCTGGATGACATCCTCGACGACATCATGCTCTACTGGCTGTCGAATGCGGGGCCGAGTTCTGCGCGTCTGTATTGGGAAAGCTTTCAGGCCATGCAGCAGGGCGGAATGCCGCAGTCGAAAGTCCCAACGCCCACCGGCATAAGCATGTTCGCCGGAGAGCAGGTGCGCCTGTCGCAACGCTGGGCCGAGGCGCGGTTCGACAAGATTACCCACTTTTGCGAACACGCCAGCGGCGGCCATTTCGCAGCACTGGAAAAACCGGATCAACTTGTTGCCGATATCCGCGCATCGTTCCGTCTGTTCAGGTAA
- a CDS encoding Hsp20/alpha crystallin family protein, whose amino-acid sequence MPVLDIAETEDAVEITAEMPGVKPEDLDVSISDETLILKGQKSDAREDRSKDWHHVERSFGSFRRHVPLGFAPKDGKVDAKFEGGVLTLRIAKPADAVGTARKIDIVGA is encoded by the coding sequence ATGCCGGTTCTCGACATCGCCGAAACCGAGGATGCCGTCGAAATAACGGCGGAAATGCCCGGCGTGAAGCCGGAGGATCTGGACGTTTCGATCTCGGACGAGACGCTGATCCTGAAGGGTCAGAAGAGCGACGCACGGGAGGACCGCAGCAAGGATTGGCATCATGTCGAACGCAGCTTCGGCAGTTTTCGCAGGCACGTGCCGCTGGGATTCGCGCCAAAGGACGGGAAGGTCGACGCAAAGTTCGAGGGCGGCGTCCTGACGTTGCGCATCGCGAAACCTGCCGACGCTGTCGGAACCGCCAGAAAGATCGATATCGTCGGGGCCTGA
- a CDS encoding helix-turn-helix domain-containing protein, which yields MAEAARMSLPTFYRHFKAETGMSPLQYRTRLRLYEARSRLLVSKDPIADLAFSLGYESASQFSREYAREFGGPSVRDTVRLRMTLARD from the coding sequence CTGGCTGAGGCTGCGAGAATGAGCCTTCCCACCTTCTACCGCCATTTCAAGGCAGAGACGGGCATGTCCCCCCTGCAATACCGCACCCGGCTGCGGCTTTACGAGGCACGCAGCAGATTGCTCGTGTCAAAGGATCCTATCGCCGACCTGGCCTTCAGTCTCGGTTATGAAAGCGCCTCGCAGTTCTCACGAGAATATGCCCGGGAATTCGGAGGCCCGTCGGTAAGAGACACGGTGCGCCTGCGAATGACGCTGGCCCGGGATTGA
- a CDS encoding NmrA family NAD(P)-binding protein gives MNSNTVILAGATGDLGERIGRALLRKGADVRAIIRPGTAQGKRQHMEDLGFTLAESAYDVPSLTAICAGAVCVVSALNGLEDVIVDQQGALLDAAVAASVPRFIPSDFSLDYTRTRPGENRNMDLRRKFRASLDAAPIRATSVLNGAFSTVLTDDAPILLPKVRRVLHWGDANQPLDFTTKDDVADFTADAVLDHDAPRDLRIAGGSASATELAAIATMLSGRRYRTIRAGGMGRLGLAIRLARRVSPSDGDVFPAWQGMQYLRDMMSGRGQLMTHDNARYGKADWTDIRTMMIGRV, from the coding sequence ATGAACAGCAACACAGTGATTTTGGCAGGTGCCACGGGCGACTTGGGAGAGCGCATCGGCCGGGCGCTCCTGCGAAAAGGTGCCGATGTCCGCGCGATCATCCGCCCGGGCACTGCGCAGGGTAAGCGTCAGCACATGGAAGACCTTGGGTTCACGCTGGCGGAGAGTGCCTACGACGTGCCGTCACTGACCGCGATCTGCGCCGGTGCAGTCTGTGTTGTGTCGGCTTTGAACGGCCTTGAGGATGTGATCGTCGATCAGCAAGGCGCGCTGTTGGACGCGGCGGTTGCGGCGAGTGTGCCGCGTTTCATCCCTTCGGACTTCTCGCTCGACTACACGCGGACCCGGCCGGGAGAGAACCGCAACATGGATTTGCGCCGCAAATTTCGGGCAAGCCTTGATGCGGCACCCATCCGTGCGACCTCTGTGCTGAACGGTGCCTTCTCGACGGTGCTGACCGACGACGCGCCGATCCTTCTGCCCAAGGTCCGGCGCGTGCTGCACTGGGGAGATGCGAACCAGCCGCTCGACTTCACGACCAAAGATGACGTGGCCGATTTTACCGCCGATGCCGTCTTGGACCACGATGCACCGCGAGATCTGCGCATCGCCGGAGGCAGTGCATCGGCAACGGAGTTGGCGGCCATCGCAACAATGTTGTCGGGGCGGCGTTATCGCACAATCCGAGCGGGCGGCATGGGCCGGCTGGGGCTGGCGATCCGGCTGGCGCGGCGGGTTTCGCCCTCCGACGGCGACGTGTTTCCGGCATGGCAGGGCATGCAATATCTGCGTGACATGATGAGCGGGCGCGGACAGCTGATGACCCACGACAACGCACGCTACGGCAAGGCCGACTGGACGGACATCCGCACCATGATGATCGGTCGGGTCTAA
- a CDS encoding zinc-binding dehydrogenase — protein sequence MATTGKQLFTTLEADGTLTVALEDVVFDDPTGNQVLVRMEAAPINPSDLAILIGGADMENAEYSPGKFVAKMPDNVNTGSTARHGLKLPAGNEGAGTVIAAGDSDAAQALKGQRVSCVPGNAYSQYCIADAGMCLTLGDHSAEDGASAFVNPMTALGFAENAKADGQNAILHTVGASNLGQMLTRICLEDGIGLVNIVRNSAQVDLLKDLGAEHVANSSNEDFMDKLTAAIRETGAFYGFDPVGGGKLVDTAFKAMERVATERMTEYSRYGSNQQKRMFIYGRLDTGPTILTPSYGFGWTLSGWLLFPFLQSVGQEAVERMRRRVRDNLTTTFASRYKERVTLDEMLTKDAVMNYRAMRTGEKYLVTPWG from the coding sequence ATGGCAACCACCGGCAAACAGCTCTTCACCACACTGGAAGCGGACGGCACGCTGACCGTCGCGCTGGAGGACGTGGTCTTTGACGATCCAACCGGGAACCAGGTGCTGGTGCGCATGGAAGCCGCGCCGATCAACCCGTCCGACCTCGCGATCCTCATTGGTGGCGCGGACATGGAGAATGCCGAGTACAGCCCGGGCAAGTTCGTGGCGAAGATGCCTGATAACGTAAACACCGGGTCCACGGCCCGACATGGCCTGAAGCTGCCCGCTGGAAACGAGGGTGCCGGAACGGTGATCGCCGCCGGTGACAGTGATGCGGCGCAGGCCCTGAAGGGGCAGCGCGTGTCCTGTGTGCCGGGCAATGCCTACAGCCAATATTGTATCGCCGATGCCGGTATGTGCCTGACGCTCGGCGACCACTCGGCAGAAGACGGGGCAAGCGCCTTCGTCAACCCGATGACCGCATTGGGTTTCGCAGAAAATGCCAAGGCGGACGGGCAGAACGCCATCCTGCACACGGTCGGCGCGTCGAACCTCGGCCAGATGCTCACCCGCATCTGTCTGGAAGACGGGATCGGGCTGGTCAACATCGTGCGCAACAGCGCCCAGGTCGACCTGCTGAAGGACCTGGGCGCGGAACACGTGGCCAATTCCTCCAACGAGGATTTCATGGACAAGCTGACCGCCGCCATCCGCGAGACCGGCGCGTTCTACGGGTTCGACCCGGTGGGCGGCGGCAAGCTCGTCGACACTGCGTTCAAGGCGATGGAGCGTGTCGCGACCGAGCGAATGACCGAGTATTCGCGCTACGGCTCGAACCAGCAAAAGCGCATGTTCATCTACGGCCGTCTCGACACCGGCCCGACTATCCTGACACCCTCATACGGCTTCGGTTGGACGCTGTCGGGCTGGCTGCTGTTCCCCTTCCTTCAGTCGGTCGGGCAGGAGGCTGTGGAGCGCATGCGACGCCGCGTGCGGGATAATCTCACGACGACCTTCGCGAGCCGCTACAAGGAACGCGTCACACTGGACGAGATGCTGACGAAAGACGCAGTCATGAACTACAGGGCCATGCGCACCGGTGAAAAGTACCTCGTCACCCCGTGGGGGTAA
- a CDS encoding universal stress protein: protein MGWNGTREAARAAHDALSVLQDGDTAHILRVNDSSHDADRDATTNDLAAAFARHGIGTTLVHKTWEKPGVAAALNKEAFEKGADMIAIGAFGHSRAYDFVIGAATRDLLRQTELPVMFSR from the coding sequence ATTGGGTGGAACGGCACGCGCGAAGCCGCCCGCGCCGCCCACGATGCCTTGTCAGTTCTTCAGGATGGCGACACCGCTCACATCCTGCGCGTGAACGACAGCAGCCACGATGCGGATCGGGATGCTACGACAAATGATCTGGCCGCCGCATTTGCCCGCCACGGGATCGGCACCACCCTTGTTCACAAGACCTGGGAAAAGCCCGGCGTCGCGGCCGCCCTCAACAAGGAAGCGTTTGAGAAAGGTGCCGATATGATCGCCATCGGCGCCTTCGGCCATTCCCGCGCCTATGACTTCGTGATCGGGGCGGCGACACGGGATCTGCTTCGGCAAACCGAGTTGCCGGTGATGTTCTCACGCTGA
- a CDS encoding DUF2267 domain-containing protein encodes MSAQGLEVIDHTVQLTHEWINELRERLDWHSSRDALRLLRAVLVQIRDHLGHDEVAQLSAQMPLLIRGMFFEGWQPSHTPVRDRKVEHFLSAIEDQVGDVQDWRGTKDIAAVFRTLDDKISEGEIRDVKSGLPQPIRDLWPE; translated from the coding sequence ATGTCTGCTCAGGGATTGGAAGTGATCGACCATACGGTGCAACTCACCCATGAATGGATCAACGAATTGCGCGAGCGGCTGGACTGGCACAGCAGCCGAGATGCGCTGCGGCTGCTGCGCGCCGTGCTGGTGCAGATCCGCGATCATCTGGGCCATGACGAGGTGGCCCAGCTGTCGGCACAGATGCCGCTACTGATCCGGGGCATGTTTTTTGAGGGCTGGCAGCCCTCGCATACACCTGTCCGCGACAGGAAGGTGGAACACTTCCTGTCCGCGATCGAGGATCAGGTCGGTGACGTTCAGGACTGGCGCGGGACAAAAGACATCGCCGCCGTGTTCCGAACCCTCGATGATAAGATATCCGAGGGCGAAATCCGCGACGTAAAATCAGGTTTGCCGCAACCGATCCGCGATCTGTGGCCGGAGTGA
- a CDS encoding helix-turn-helix domain-containing protein, with protein MRSGGRPHGSILNGNLASSRVSSGWKSTYVTLSTDQTPAFLASGNQPLCGAQSRTRNERRVETGTHLFRESDEADHVYEIKSGVLRLTRVLENGKRQVIAFGLPGDIIGFPNGDLHHTDCDVIATAQIVAHRRHALETGEGDPETHQRLLRAALREIIAMQDHFMMLARKSAMEKVASFLVVLSQRIGTPIGNYTTYPLPMSRADIADFLGLTVETVSRMLTLLRRQAVITLETPQTVLVQNMEALIDASQADD; from the coding sequence GTGCGCTCGGGCGGACGGCCACATGGGTCAATTCTCAATGGAAATCTGGCCTCTTCCCGGGTCAGTTCTGGGTGGAAATCAACATACGTAACGCTTTCAACCGACCAAACACCCGCATTTCTGGCATCCGGCAACCAGCCGCTTTGCGGCGCTCAATCCAGAACCCGGAACGAGAGGCGTGTTGAAACCGGCACGCATCTGTTTCGTGAGAGCGACGAGGCCGATCATGTCTATGAAATCAAGTCGGGGGTCCTGCGTCTGACACGGGTCCTTGAAAACGGGAAGCGTCAGGTGATCGCCTTTGGCCTGCCCGGCGACATCATCGGCTTTCCGAACGGCGACCTGCATCATACCGATTGCGATGTGATCGCAACCGCGCAGATCGTGGCGCACCGGCGCCACGCCCTTGAGACCGGCGAAGGCGATCCCGAGACGCATCAGCGGTTGCTGCGCGCGGCGCTGCGCGAGATCATTGCCATGCAGGACCATTTCATGATGCTGGCGCGCAAGTCCGCGATGGAAAAGGTCGCGTCCTTTCTCGTCGTGCTATCGCAACGCATCGGAACTCCAATCGGCAACTATACGACCTATCCGCTGCCGATGAGCCGCGCCGACATCGCCGATTTCCTGGGCCTGACCGTTGAGACTGTCAGCCGGATGCTCACGCTGCTGCGCCGGCAAGCTGTGATCACGTTGGAAACGCCGCAGACCGTTCTCGTCCAAAACATGGAAGCGCTGATCGATGCCTCTCAGGCCGACGACTAG
- a CDS encoding putative quinol monooxygenase, giving the protein MLIIAGHVFVPPADVEEFIADARATLPLGRSAEGNLFFSFTLDDPAEGSVVVYERWRDRAALDAYLGRSEVIAIFTKWSGRMRNKVMMYDASNERSPRG; this is encoded by the coding sequence ATGCTTATCATTGCTGGCCATGTGTTCGTGCCCCCCGCAGATGTCGAGGAATTCATCGCAGATGCGCGTGCGACGCTGCCTTTGGGACGCTCCGCCGAAGGCAACCTGTTCTTCTCGTTCACGCTGGACGACCCCGCCGAGGGCAGCGTGGTGGTCTATGAACGCTGGCGCGACCGCGCGGCGTTGGATGCCTATCTTGGGCGGTCAGAGGTCATCGCGATCTTCACAAAATGGTCCGGACGGATGCGCAACAAAGTCATGATGTATGACGCAAGCAATGAGCGTTCACCGCGCGGGTGA
- a CDS encoding antibiotic biosynthesis monooxygenase — protein MIAVIFEVEPAKGRRADYLAIAADLRPLLDEIDGFFSIERFQSLADPDCILSLSFWRDEAAILAWRRLEKHRAAQSAGRGEIFRDYRLRVAGVMRDYGMTARDQAPTDSREHHDAGINAA, from the coding sequence ATGATCGCTGTCATCTTCGAGGTCGAACCGGCGAAAGGCCGGCGAGCTGACTACCTTGCCATCGCCGCCGACCTGCGGCCCCTCCTGGACGAGATCGACGGCTTCTTCTCCATCGAGCGGTTCCAGTCGCTGGCCGACCCGGACTGCATCCTGTCGCTGTCGTTCTGGCGGGACGAGGCCGCGATCCTCGCCTGGCGGCGGCTGGAAAAACACCGGGCTGCGCAAAGTGCAGGGCGCGGGGAGATCTTCCGCGACTACCGCCTGAGGGTCGCTGGCGTGATGCGCGACTACGGAATGACGGCGCGCGATCAGGCTCCGACGGACTCACGAGAGCATCATGATGCTGGGATAAATGCGGCATGA